In Sphingobacterium sp. PCS056, the following proteins share a genomic window:
- the traJ gene encoding conjugative transposon protein TraJ gives MKRDKVSISILLLNLLVPLFSTAQNLEDDMHSLHGVLDQLYDEMMPMCSQLIGVGQGLAGFGALFYIAVRVWRHLANAEPIDFYPLFRPFVLGFCIAIFPSVLGLINGVMKPTVTATASMVEGSNKSIASLLLEKERAIKETNAWQMYVGETGVGDRDLWYKYTKQGNGNGGSEGMWSRIGNDLKFAMDKASYNFRNSVKEWMSEVLRIIFEAAALCINTLRTFQLVVLAILGPLVFGLAVFDGFQHTLTVWLARYINIFLWLPVANIFGSIIGKIQENMLQIDLSQIQQQGDTFFSRTDMGYLIFMIIGIVGYFTVPSVANYIVHAGGSALGQKVTSVFGSSATTALNKTDMVADSLGDEANKMKNDLSSYKASSPYFGSKGNDYMGNKIKGNS, from the coding sequence ATGAAAAGAGATAAAGTAAGTATATCTATACTGTTGTTGAACCTGTTGGTTCCTTTATTCAGTACTGCTCAGAATCTCGAAGATGATATGCACTCGCTTCATGGAGTTTTGGACCAGCTTTATGACGAAATGATGCCCATGTGTAGCCAGCTTATCGGTGTAGGGCAGGGGTTAGCAGGATTTGGCGCATTGTTTTATATCGCCGTACGTGTGTGGAGACATCTTGCCAACGCGGAACCGATAGACTTTTACCCGTTATTCAGACCGTTTGTCCTGGGTTTCTGTATCGCTATTTTTCCGTCCGTGTTAGGGTTGATCAACGGCGTTATGAAGCCTACGGTAACAGCTACAGCATCAATGGTTGAAGGATCAAACAAGAGCATTGCATCCTTGCTTCTGGAAAAAGAAAGAGCAATTAAAGAAACGAATGCCTGGCAGATGTATGTAGGAGAGACCGGTGTAGGAGATCGTGATCTGTGGTATAAATATACCAAGCAGGGAAATGGAAATGGAGGTAGTGAGGGTATGTGGTCGCGTATAGGGAATGACTTAAAGTTTGCAATGGATAAAGCTTCGTATAATTTCAGGAATTCAGTTAAAGAATGGATGAGTGAAGTTTTGCGGATTATATTCGAAGCAGCTGCATTGTGTATCAATACACTGCGTACGTTCCAATTGGTCGTACTGGCTATTCTGGGACCGTTGGTTTTTGGTTTAGCAGTTTTTGACGGTTTTCAACATACCCTTACCGTCTGGTTAGCCCGGTACATTAATATCTTTCTTTGGTTGCCTGTGGCTAATATCTTCGGCTCCATTATCGGAAAGATTCAGGAAAATATGTTGCAGATCGACCTCAGTCAGATCCAACAACAAGGCGATACCTTTTTCAGCCGTACCGATATGGGCTACTTAATTTTTATGATAATAGGAATTGTAGGTTATTTCACCGTTCCTTCCGTGGCAAATTACATTGTTCATGCCGGAGGTAGTGCGCTTGGTCAAAAGGTTACTTCGGTCTTTGGTAGTTCTGCTACCACTGCATTGAATAAAACGGATATGGTTGCAGATTCTTTAGGGGATGAAGCGAATAAGATGAAAAATGATCTAAGCTCGTATAAAGCATCTTCACCATATTTCGGTAGTAAAGGGAATGATTACATGGGGAATAAAATTAAGGGCAATTCTTAA
- a CDS encoding TerB family tellurite resistance protein → MKKILVVLFLISIGITSTQGQVQESMQLALNIEKLAQFKQILSNMKKGYEALSGGYNTIKGISQGNFKLHQAFLDGLMQVSPTVRNYRKVGEIVNYQVTLVNEYRGAYERFRSDQNFTANEIEYLATVYNNLLKESIMNLDELTNIITSGKMRMSDDERLKAIDGIYNEMEQKILFLRHFNNKTGVMALQRAKERKDAQTIARIYGINH, encoded by the coding sequence ATGAAAAAAATATTAGTAGTGTTATTCCTGATCAGTATCGGGATAACCAGCACACAGGGACAGGTTCAAGAAAGTATGCAGTTGGCATTAAATATTGAAAAACTTGCTCAATTCAAGCAGATTTTAAGCAACATGAAAAAGGGATATGAAGCCTTGTCAGGAGGATACAATACGATAAAGGGAATCTCTCAGGGCAATTTCAAACTGCATCAAGCTTTTCTTGATGGCTTAATGCAGGTAAGCCCGACCGTAAGAAACTATAGAAAGGTCGGGGAGATCGTCAATTATCAAGTAACATTGGTTAATGAGTATCGTGGCGCATATGAGCGTTTCAGGAGCGATCAAAATTTCACGGCTAACGAAATTGAATATTTGGCTACCGTCTACAACAATCTTTTAAAAGAAAGTATAATGAATCTTGATGAGCTGACCAACATCATCACGTCCGGTAAGATGAGGATGAGTGATGACGAACGATTAAAGGCGATAGATGGGATTTACAATGAAATGGAACAAAAAATCTTGTTTTTACGCCATTTCAATAATAAGACGGGTGTAATGGCGCTGCAACGTGCAAAAGAACGTAAAGATGCACAGACCATAGCAAGGATTTACGGAATTAATCACTAG
- the traK gene encoding conjugative transposon protein TraK → MFKKMKNIDTAFRHVRSFTIFMVVACTLISCFAIFKSVNLVSQMQEKIYILANGKALEAFASERKDNIPVEARDHVKTFHTLFFTLDPDDKAIQASITKALYLADGTAKRIYDDLKETGYYSSLISGNVNQTISVDSVVVDINDYPYRFRCYARQNIVRPTSITSRNLITEGSLRNVGRSDNNPHGFLIERWNTIENRDLKTENRR, encoded by the coding sequence ATGTTTAAGAAGATGAAAAATATCGATACCGCCTTTCGTCACGTGCGCAGTTTTACAATTTTCATGGTGGTTGCCTGTACACTGATCAGCTGTTTTGCCATTTTTAAAAGTGTCAATCTAGTAAGTCAGATGCAGGAAAAGATCTATATACTGGCAAACGGAAAGGCGTTGGAAGCATTTGCTTCCGAACGGAAAGACAATATTCCGGTAGAAGCCAGAGATCACGTAAAGACATTTCATACACTGTTCTTTACCCTTGACCCCGACGATAAAGCTATACAAGCCAGTATCACAAAAGCGCTCTATCTCGCGGATGGAACAGCGAAGCGTATTTATGATGATTTAAAAGAGACGGGATATTATTCCTCGCTCATATCTGGTAATGTTAATCAGACAATCAGTGTTGATAGCGTGGTCGTCGATATAAATGATTATCCCTATCGCTTCCGGTGTTACGCAAGGCAGAATATTGTTAGACCAACCAGTATAACCTCACGTAATCTTATTACAGAGGGTTCACTGCGAAATGTCGGCAGGAGTGACAATAATCCGCATGGATTTCTGATCGAACGCTGGAATACGATTGAGAATAGGGATTTGAAAACGGAAAACAGGCGATAA